From the genome of Excalfactoria chinensis isolate bCotChi1 chromosome 14, bCotChi1.hap2, whole genome shotgun sequence, one region includes:
- the AP5Z1 gene encoding AP-5 complex subunit zeta-1 isoform X1, whose amino-acid sequence MGTAAADSLLKQAREVQEDELNRFSARVVTQLQGPEPGAEAADCLQRLHLVLAASKRPRQLDAQLVELLQDVLCSPKCPEQIQLLCAAILREMAPCDGLRLSCHGIRDTKLLSLVSSVLLAQGEEKCEVSAVGQCIVKALEGRLPEGQSSRYLLPILSNVISLSPEALTEEQTNVISKKMADWLRYASTQQGVAQPSGGFFSNPRSRQPGPVTEVDGAIATDFFTVLSLGQHYTEDQWLNMQTFSMLRKWLLCYGSKEMNAANSGDKSEMDRSVMPVVSTSSTSSRLLPPKERLREKAFEYCQRLIEQSNRQALKKADGDLQKACLIEAVTIMDIICKQDSSYVYRAASFLKILHGRISGDATYARALLPIAQFFLNHGEMAAVDSDAIYKHLFTDIPAQLFHNSSLAFEFVLFCRDNSQLFTESSSIFRRSFPNLFKFLAWNSPPLIAEFVDILPFLLDAGTAIEIFHLLLDLPCLTAALDVQMRSSSLPSSERAACDPAVKPAACLEAFRNPLYRSAFQYLLRVESLSEDFQERLIPLRQLLGSLASSPRIMQCADTVPVLLELFFSVVAEFADASLINQLVVLVLQRSDQLYEIPVFKDDVHRVLSSQLVMLCKLRPALVVELSKELLEFSGTVSNIQSKEPIFTHVVWAIGEYMSVSYDKRCTVEQINRFFETLEAVLFEVTQVRPQASIPNYAPRAITVLMTALTKLAARSQDLIPRVSLFLSKMRTFVQSPAVTSVYCEEDREEILTRATELMNLLKMPSVAQFVFTPSVDVARTRLQKEANDTLPSALRIVTRLLEPAPGFVPG is encoded by the exons ATGGGCACGGCGGCGGCCGACAGCCTCCTGAAGCAGGCCAG GGAGGTGCAGGAGGACGAACTGAACAGGTTCTCCGCCCGAGTCGTCACCCAGCTGCAAGGCCCGGAGCCGGGCGCCGAGGCCGCGGACTGTCTGCAGCGGCTGCACCTCGTCCTGGCCGCCAGCAAGAGACCCCGTCA GCTGGACGCTCAActggtggagctgctgcaggatgtgcTGTGCTCACCCAAGTGTCCCGAGCAGAtccagctgctgtgtgctgccatcCTGAGGGAGATGGCGCCCTGCGACGGGCTGCGCCTCTCCTGCCATGGGATCCGTGACACaaagctgctcagcctggtgtcCTCCGTCCTGCTGGCCCAG GGAGAAGAGAAGTGTGAGGTGTCTGCTGTGGGACAGTGTATTGTAAAAGCCCTGGAAGGAAGGTTGCCTGAGGGTCAGAGTTCTCGATACCTTCTTCCCATCCTCTCAAATGTCATCAGTCTGTCACCAGAAGCTCTAACTGAAG AGCAGACCAATGTAATCAGCAAGAAGATGGCTGACTGGCTGAGGTATGCAAGTACTCAGCAAGGAGTCGCTCAGCCCTCTGGAGGCTTCTTCTCCAATCCCAGAAGCAGGCAG CCTGGCCCTGTCACAGAGGTGGATGGTGCCATTGCTACAGACTTCTTCACGGTGCTCTCACTGGGTCAGCACTACACAGAGGATCAGTGGCTCAACATGCAAACCTTCTCCATGCTGCGGAAATGGCTGCTGTGCTATGGGAGCAAGGAGATGAATGCAGCAAATTCAG GTGACAAATCAGAAATGGACAGATCTGTTATGCCTGTGGTCTCAACTTCTTCCACGTCAAGTCGCCTGCTTCCCCCAAAGGAGCGTCTGCGGGAGAAAGCTTTTGAGTACTGCCAGCGGCTTATAGAGCAGAGCAATCGCC AGGCCCTGAAGAAAGCTGATGGAGACCTGCAGAAAGCT tGTCTCATTGAGGCAGTGACAATCATGGACATCATTTGCAAACAGGACTCCTCTTATGTGTACCGTGCAGCGTCCTTCCTGAAGATCTTGCATGGCAGGATCAGCGGGGATGCCACTTATGCCAGGGCATTGCTGCCCATTGCCCAGTTCTTCCTAAATCATG GAGAGATGGCTGCCGTGGACTCTGATGCAATCTACAAGCACTTATTCACTGATatcccagctcagctcttccaCAACTCATCACTGGCCTTTGAATTCGTCCTATTCTGCAGAGACAACAGCCAGCTCTTCACTGAGAGCTCCAGCATATTCAGGCGGAGTTTTCCAAATCTCTTCAAG TTTCTGGCATGGAACAGCCCACCCCTTATTGCTGAGTTTGTGGACATTCTTCCATTTCTGCTGGATGCAGGCACAGCCATTGAGATCTTCCATTTGTTGCTTGACCTGCCCTGTCTGACAGCAGCTCTGGATGTCCAGATGAG GTCTTCCTCTCTCCCATCCTCTGAGAGGGCTGCCTGCGATCCTGCTGTGAAGCCAGCTGCCTGTCTGGAGGCTTTTCGCAATCCCCTCTACAGGAGTGCATTCCAGTACCTTCTTCGTGTTGAATCCTTATCCGAAGACTTCCAGGAGAG GCTTATTCCACTTCGACAGCTTCTGGGATCCCTGGCAAGCAGCCCAAGGATCATGCAGTGTGCAGACACTGTCCCTGTGTTGCTGGAACTCTTTTTCAGCGTGGTGGCAGAG TTTGCAGATGCATCTCTGATAAACcagctggtggtgctggtgctgcagagaagtGACCAGCTCTATGAGATCCCAGTGTTTAAAGATGACGTGCATAG GGTGCTGAGCTCACAGCTGGTGATGCTCTGCAAGCTGCGCCCTGCACTCGTCGTGGAACTGTCCaaagagctgctggagttctCAGGAACCGTCAGCAACATCCAGAGCAAAGAGCCCATCTTCACCCATGTG GTCTGGGCTATTGGAGAGTACATGTCTGTGTCCTATGACAAGCGCTGCACTGTGGAACAGATCAACCGGTTCTTTGAGACTCTAGAAGCTGTGCTGTTTGAAGTCACCCAGGTCCGACCACAGGCCAGCATCCCCAACTATGCACCCCGTGCCATCACTGTCCTTATGACTGCCTTGACTAAGCTGGCAGCTCGCAGCCAGGACTTGATCCCCAG GGTTTCCTTGTTCCTGTCCAAGATGAGGACATTCGTGCAGAGCCCTGCTGTCACCTCTGTGTACTGCGAGGAGGACCGTGAGGAGATCCTTACCCGGGCAACTGAGCTCATGAACCTACTAAAAATGCCAAGTGTGGCTCAGTTTGTGTTCACACCATCTGTGGATGTGGCCCGTACGCGGCTTCAGAAGGAGGCGAATGACaccctcccttctgctctgagGATAGTGACCCGTCTCCTAGAGCCAGCTCCTGGATTCGTGCCGGGGTGA
- the AP5Z1 gene encoding AP-5 complex subunit zeta-1 isoform X2, with product MGTAAADSLLKQAREVQEDELNRFSARVVTQLQGPEPGAEAADCLQRLHLVLAASKRPRQLDAQLVELLQDVLCSPKCPEQIQLLCAAILREMAPCDGLRLSCHGIRDTKLLSLVSSVLLAQGEEKCEVSAVGQCIVKALEGRLPEGQSSRYLLPILSNVISLSPEALTEEQTNVISKKMADWLRYASTQQGVAQPSGGFFSNPRSRQPGPVTEVDGAIATDFFTVLSLGQHYTEDQWLNMQTFSMLRKWLLCYGSKEMNAANSGDKSEMDRSVMPVVSTSSTSSRLLPPKERLREKAFEYCQRLIEQSNRQALKKADGDLQKACLIEAVTIMDIICKQDSSYVYRAASFLKILHGRISGDATYARALLPIAQFFLNHEMAAVDSDAIYKHLFTDIPAQLFHNSSLAFEFVLFCRDNSQLFTESSSIFRRSFPNLFKFLAWNSPPLIAEFVDILPFLLDAGTAIEIFHLLLDLPCLTAALDVQMRSSSLPSSERAACDPAVKPAACLEAFRNPLYRSAFQYLLRVESLSEDFQERLIPLRQLLGSLASSPRIMQCADTVPVLLELFFSVVAEFADASLINQLVVLVLQRSDQLYEIPVFKDDVHRVLSSQLVMLCKLRPALVVELSKELLEFSGTVSNIQSKEPIFTHVVWAIGEYMSVSYDKRCTVEQINRFFETLEAVLFEVTQVRPQASIPNYAPRAITVLMTALTKLAARSQDLIPRVSLFLSKMRTFVQSPAVTSVYCEEDREEILTRATELMNLLKMPSVAQFVFTPSVDVARTRLQKEANDTLPSALRIVTRLLEPAPGFVPG from the exons ATGGGCACGGCGGCGGCCGACAGCCTCCTGAAGCAGGCCAG GGAGGTGCAGGAGGACGAACTGAACAGGTTCTCCGCCCGAGTCGTCACCCAGCTGCAAGGCCCGGAGCCGGGCGCCGAGGCCGCGGACTGTCTGCAGCGGCTGCACCTCGTCCTGGCCGCCAGCAAGAGACCCCGTCA GCTGGACGCTCAActggtggagctgctgcaggatgtgcTGTGCTCACCCAAGTGTCCCGAGCAGAtccagctgctgtgtgctgccatcCTGAGGGAGATGGCGCCCTGCGACGGGCTGCGCCTCTCCTGCCATGGGATCCGTGACACaaagctgctcagcctggtgtcCTCCGTCCTGCTGGCCCAG GGAGAAGAGAAGTGTGAGGTGTCTGCTGTGGGACAGTGTATTGTAAAAGCCCTGGAAGGAAGGTTGCCTGAGGGTCAGAGTTCTCGATACCTTCTTCCCATCCTCTCAAATGTCATCAGTCTGTCACCAGAAGCTCTAACTGAAG AGCAGACCAATGTAATCAGCAAGAAGATGGCTGACTGGCTGAGGTATGCAAGTACTCAGCAAGGAGTCGCTCAGCCCTCTGGAGGCTTCTTCTCCAATCCCAGAAGCAGGCAG CCTGGCCCTGTCACAGAGGTGGATGGTGCCATTGCTACAGACTTCTTCACGGTGCTCTCACTGGGTCAGCACTACACAGAGGATCAGTGGCTCAACATGCAAACCTTCTCCATGCTGCGGAAATGGCTGCTGTGCTATGGGAGCAAGGAGATGAATGCAGCAAATTCAG GTGACAAATCAGAAATGGACAGATCTGTTATGCCTGTGGTCTCAACTTCTTCCACGTCAAGTCGCCTGCTTCCCCCAAAGGAGCGTCTGCGGGAGAAAGCTTTTGAGTACTGCCAGCGGCTTATAGAGCAGAGCAATCGCC AGGCCCTGAAGAAAGCTGATGGAGACCTGCAGAAAGCT tGTCTCATTGAGGCAGTGACAATCATGGACATCATTTGCAAACAGGACTCCTCTTATGTGTACCGTGCAGCGTCCTTCCTGAAGATCTTGCATGGCAGGATCAGCGGGGATGCCACTTATGCCAGGGCATTGCTGCCCATTGCCCAGTTCTTCCTAAATCATG AGATGGCTGCCGTGGACTCTGATGCAATCTACAAGCACTTATTCACTGATatcccagctcagctcttccaCAACTCATCACTGGCCTTTGAATTCGTCCTATTCTGCAGAGACAACAGCCAGCTCTTCACTGAGAGCTCCAGCATATTCAGGCGGAGTTTTCCAAATCTCTTCAAG TTTCTGGCATGGAACAGCCCACCCCTTATTGCTGAGTTTGTGGACATTCTTCCATTTCTGCTGGATGCAGGCACAGCCATTGAGATCTTCCATTTGTTGCTTGACCTGCCCTGTCTGACAGCAGCTCTGGATGTCCAGATGAG GTCTTCCTCTCTCCCATCCTCTGAGAGGGCTGCCTGCGATCCTGCTGTGAAGCCAGCTGCCTGTCTGGAGGCTTTTCGCAATCCCCTCTACAGGAGTGCATTCCAGTACCTTCTTCGTGTTGAATCCTTATCCGAAGACTTCCAGGAGAG GCTTATTCCACTTCGACAGCTTCTGGGATCCCTGGCAAGCAGCCCAAGGATCATGCAGTGTGCAGACACTGTCCCTGTGTTGCTGGAACTCTTTTTCAGCGTGGTGGCAGAG TTTGCAGATGCATCTCTGATAAACcagctggtggtgctggtgctgcagagaagtGACCAGCTCTATGAGATCCCAGTGTTTAAAGATGACGTGCATAG GGTGCTGAGCTCACAGCTGGTGATGCTCTGCAAGCTGCGCCCTGCACTCGTCGTGGAACTGTCCaaagagctgctggagttctCAGGAACCGTCAGCAACATCCAGAGCAAAGAGCCCATCTTCACCCATGTG GTCTGGGCTATTGGAGAGTACATGTCTGTGTCCTATGACAAGCGCTGCACTGTGGAACAGATCAACCGGTTCTTTGAGACTCTAGAAGCTGTGCTGTTTGAAGTCACCCAGGTCCGACCACAGGCCAGCATCCCCAACTATGCACCCCGTGCCATCACTGTCCTTATGACTGCCTTGACTAAGCTGGCAGCTCGCAGCCAGGACTTGATCCCCAG GGTTTCCTTGTTCCTGTCCAAGATGAGGACATTCGTGCAGAGCCCTGCTGTCACCTCTGTGTACTGCGAGGAGGACCGTGAGGAGATCCTTACCCGGGCAACTGAGCTCATGAACCTACTAAAAATGCCAAGTGTGGCTCAGTTTGTGTTCACACCATCTGTGGATGTGGCCCGTACGCGGCTTCAGAAGGAGGCGAATGACaccctcccttctgctctgagGATAGTGACCCGTCTCCTAGAGCCAGCTCCTGGATTCGTGCCGGGGTGA